One window of the Deinobacterium chartae genome contains the following:
- a CDS encoding DMT family transporter produces MSPAALGTLLILISAAAYGAMAIFARLAYAAGSDLYTLLALRFLIASGALLLLLRLTGRRLPGGPALLGLTLMGGVVYMAQALAYFAALQFIPAGLVALLLYTYPAMVTLADAWLHRTPLTPPKLGALALALLGTALTLGPQTLPEGGTLGVLLALASGVIYTGYILAGNRLLPGTGVIASSSVILGSAALVSALLAAVQGPQLPGTPLGWAAVGGVALVSTVIASVTFFAGLRRIGPSNAALLSTFEPAVTLLLAALVLGERVSGLQLAGGLLIVASALLVQLGMHATGRRAAQG; encoded by the coding sequence ATGTCGCCCGCTGCGCTGGGCACCCTGTTGATCCTGATTTCCGCCGCCGCATACGGGGCCATGGCCATCTTCGCGCGGCTGGCGTACGCGGCGGGCAGCGACCTGTACACGCTGCTGGCCCTGCGCTTTCTGATCGCCTCGGGCGCGCTGCTGCTGCTGCTGCGCCTGACCGGGCGGCGCTTGCCCGGTGGCCCCGCCCTGTTGGGCCTGACCCTGATGGGCGGGGTGGTCTACATGGCGCAGGCCCTGGCGTACTTCGCCGCCTTGCAGTTCATTCCGGCCGGGCTGGTGGCCCTGCTGCTGTACACCTACCCGGCCATGGTGACGCTGGCCGACGCCTGGCTGCACCGCACCCCGCTGACCCCGCCCAAGCTGGGCGCCCTGGCCCTCGCCCTGCTGGGAACGGCCCTGACCCTGGGGCCGCAGACGCTGCCCGAGGGCGGCACGCTGGGCGTCTTGCTGGCACTCGCTTCGGGAGTGATCTACACCGGCTACATCCTGGCCGGAAACCGCCTGCTGCCCGGAACCGGAGTGATCGCATCCTCGAGCGTGATCCTGGGCTCGGCCGCGCTGGTCAGCGCCCTGCTCGCCGCCGTGCAGGGTCCGCAGTTGCCGGGAACGCCGCTGGGCTGGGCGGCGGTGGGCGGGGTGGCGCTGGTGTCCACCGTGATCGCCAGCGTGACCTTCTTCGCCGGACTGCGCCGCATCGGCCCCAGCAACGCGGCGCTGCTGTCCACCTTTGAACCCGCCGTCACGCTGCTGCTGGCCGCGCTGGTGCTGGGCGAGCGGGTCAGCGGCCTGCAGCTGGCAGGCGGGCTGCTGATCGTGGCCTCGGCGCTGCTGGTGCAGTTGGGAATGCACGCCACCGGACGGCGGGCCGCGCAGGGGTAG